From Aliamphritea hakodatensis:
GTTCATTAATCTGGTGAATCGTGGCGTTAACCGGCCCCAGTTCCACTACCTGCGCACCGGTTGGCGCAATGAAGCGGCCATCAGAGGTACCGCCGGAAGTAGACAGCTCTGTTTCAATGCCGGTTATGGCTTTGATCGCGCCCTGACAGGCAGTGACAAGGTTGCCTTCGCCGGTGATGAACGGGTGGCCGCTCAGAATCCAGGTCAGGTCATAATCCAGACCGTGCGCATCCAGAATGGCATGGGTACGTTGCTTGATTTCAACGTCCGTCAGTTCGGTAGAGAAACGGAAGTTGAACTTGGCCTCCAGATGCCCCGGAACGACGTTGTTGGCACCGGTACCTGAGTGGATGTTGGAAATCTGGAAACTGGTTGGTGGGAAGTATTCGTTGCCTTCGTCCCATACTTCGTCAGATAAAGCCGCAAATGCAGGCATGGCTTTGTGGATTGGGTTTTTCACCAGATGTGGATACGCTACGTGTCCCTGTTTACCCTTAACGGTGATTTCACCGCTGATAGAACCGCGACGACCGTTCTTGATGATATCGCCTACCTGTGAAGTACTGGACGGCTCGCCCACGATACACCAGGTGATTTTCTCATTCCGGGCTTCCAGGGTGTCGATCACCCGGGTTGTACCGTTGATGAACGGGCCTTCTTCATCACTGGTGATCAGCAGGGCAATCGACCCTTTGTGATTCGGATGATGTGCCACAAAACGTTCCAGTGCGGTCATAAAACTGGCGATACCGCCTTTCATGTCGGCAGCGCCGCGGCCA
This genomic window contains:
- the dapE gene encoding succinyl-diaminopimelate desuccinylase; translated protein: MSHSPTVELAKELISRRSVTPEDAGCQELMIERLEAMGFEIERMQFEDVSNFWARRGTEGPVFCFAGHTDVVPSGPEEKWSHPPFEPVIEDGYLCGRGAADMKGGIASFMTALERFVAHHPNHKGSIALLITSDEEGPFINGTTRVIDTLEARNEKITWCIVGEPSSTSQVGDIIKNGRRGSISGEITVKGKQGHVAYPHLVKNPIHKAMPAFAALSDEVWDEGNEYFPPTSFQISNIHSGTGANNVVPGHLEAKFNFRFSTELTDVEIKQRTHAILDAHGLDYDLTWILSGHPFITGEGNLVTACQGAIKAITGIETELSTSGGTSDGRFIAPTGAQVVELGPVNATIHQINERVKAEDLDTLSSVYENIMARLLVDEA